The Branchiostoma floridae strain S238N-H82 chromosome 12, Bfl_VNyyK, whole genome shotgun sequence genome segment ATTTCCGGTCTTGGTATCCCGTGTACTGGATATATCGCGTTCAAATGTTTGAGATGATAAGTAAATGAGAATTTTCTATACTTATCATGTGGTAACAAAttcaatgtgaaagaaaaactgAATGTTTATTTTCGAAGTGTTTAttttaaagcattttttttcaaaacaagtaAACATTAACAACACGTTACTAATTAGTATACTTATCTTACAAAATTCTTAACACTTCTGCTAGTTTTCTTATCTTAACTGAAATGGTAACGTTCTTAAACATAGCTTTTCCTATTAGAGCTTTTCCAGTTAGAGTACAATAACAATGGATTATCATCATCTTAGGTTGTAAGTTCACACGTAAAGGTTCTTTCTCCCCTTTAGACATTAACTTGCTACGGTCCATATGTCCATAAGGTACAGAACCAATGTTACGTTCTATTAGTaagtttgttacaaaataatttaaaaaaaaaaaaacctcatgAATTAACCGTCATAAAAGTCAAAAGATAggaatcaaattcaaaacacaatGCGCTTTCAACAAAACATCTTAGAAACAAAATTCTACATTTTCCTTGAGGACAAACCTTgctactgtgtgtaaaaatgtccataaagatacaaaaacgtACAAGTTCAAGTTAAGTTCTAGTTTGCTACTTAATAGAAGTTACAAAACAGGAAAAAAGTTGAACATGATACAGAACCAACAAAACTACCATCGTGGAAACTAAATTCTGGAACACCACGGGTAACTGAACTTCACTAGTTACATGGGATCAAAATGAACACCATAACAGAAAAGGCTGAGGCCTCAAAAACACGAAGTGAACTGACTTTACTGACAACGTGTCAGTGCATGTAACTTTTCAGGATCAACCGCTGACTGAACTGTCGGATCTGATTCACTTCCCCACCTGTTGGCTTCATTAGTGCAACCAACACctgtttctcgcctgtgtgagtcaACTTGAGTCCATttaatggacccttccagccgaacgccatatcgaacaaatagaaccccctattctttttcgaatactcggtcaaaaacagccctagtgggacaggaatggacaaagaaaaatgctatgccttttttgtttatgactATACCGaccgagtattgttgttttgggaagggtGTACGCTACACCACATTACTTTCTTCCTGGACAGGATGCGCATGTAAAGCAATGTTCGTAGAAGAGACGGGACTCCgcactagcggactttgtagtgttgtcttatatttgacacgtggtacaagctccctctccgcgAGTGACCGAGctactttcttcttaatttggttTGTCTCCTAAGCATGTATGCACATGCCATGTATGCAATAAACGCGGTAGACAACCTGTCACATATATACGTACccagctttacacctgcatcgaccgcatgtcagaaactgggcactcctgcccactaacaaggtaatattatggagcgcctcccACCtgcgctttgactgaaattatatcgccCTTAACGCAACTATATACGTCCTCTCCTAaaatgactgtacccagtggatgtagcctcccacaaagaatgcatagcatttttctgtcgcccgttctgagaggattttaaggccccaaaagctaaaccgaagtcagtcaaTATCCTCAGCCtaatagcggcggcggccatgtttttgcaactcgcgccgtttttgaccgaggttttgaaatagaacccgacATCGAACAAGGGGCGGGGCTTTTGGCGTTCGGCTGAAAGGGTCCATTGACACAAGCTGACTCACAAGCAAGCATTTTCATCAGCTTGGTCATCTTAATGATTAAGATGACAAAGCTTACGGACATCCTTGCTgaactcctcacacttgtacaaGATCCGTTGAGTGAGtttccatgtgtttcttcagactatacagccgactgaactgcctgctgcactcctcacatgtgTAAgctttctccccagtgtgagtccacatgtgtctcttcagagtacccagctcactgaactgcctgctgcactcctcacacctgtaaggtttctcacctgtgtgagtccgcatgtgattCATCAGAGAATacagcctactgaactgcccgatacactcctcacacctgtagggtttctcccctgtgtgagtgcgcatgtgagtcttcagatcacccagatcactgaactgcctgctgcattcctcacacctgtgggatctttcacctgtgtgagtctgcatatGTTTCTTTAGCCTATCCAGTCGACCGAACTGTTTACTGCacgcctcacacctgtagggtttctcccctgtgtgagtccgcatgtgtttcttcagagtacccagctcactgaactgcctgctgcactcctcacacctgtaaggtttctcacctgtgtgagtccgcatgtgagtcttcagagaatacagcctactgaactgcccgctacactcctcacacctgtagggtttctcccctgtgtgagtgcgcatgtgagtcttcagatgacctatctcactgaactgcttgctgcaatcctcacacctgtaaggtttctcacctgtgtgagtccgcatgtgagtcttaagATTCCATAtccgactgaactgcttgctgcattcctcacacttgtaaggcttctcccctgtgtgagtacgcatgtgtctcttcaaatcacccagcacactaaactgcctgctgcactcctcacatctgtagggtttttcccctgtgtgagtccgcttGTGCGTCTTTAGAGAttccagccgactgaactgcttgctgcactcctcacacctatagggtttctcccctgtgtgagtccgcttgtgtttcttcagatcacccagctgactgaactgcttgctgcagtcctcacacctgtactgtTTCTCCGTCCGCATGTGAGTGTGCAGATTACCCAACTGACTGTACTGCcggctgcacttctcacacctgtagggttttggACCTTTGTTAGATTGCACAGGGGGATCCTTTTTCGCCTTTCTCCTGACGTCACGAAAACCCCGGGCACTGCTTGTTGCCGACATCCTCCTAGATCTGGTGCAACTTCTGTAGAGACAATACGAACGATCTTTTAAGATGCTCTATTCTTAGTTAATGGAGCCTTCCAtccgaacgccatatcgaacaaatagaatcccctattctatttcgaatactcggtcaaaaacaaACCTAGTGGGACAGGAGTGAAAAATGCtttgccttttttgttgaagaATACACTGGCTGAGtatagttgttttgggaagggtaggcgctacatagcattactttgttcctgggtaggatgtacatgtaaagcagTGTGCGTAGAAGAGACGGGGTTCTGCACTAGTGGACTTTGTAGTAGGGTcttatatttggcatgtggtacaagctccctctaTGACATTCACGCAACAAAGGCGGTAGAAATCCTGTCATAGACATACATACccagctttacacctgcatcgaccgcatgtcagaaaccggtGACTCTTGCCGACCTacaaggtaatattatggagcgcctcTCGCTTTCGCTTTGACTGAATATATATCGACCTTACCGCAACTATGTACGCCCCTCCTCAAAACGACAGTACCCAGTGGATGTGGCCATACAGaaagaatgcatagcatttttctttcgcccgttctgagaggatttAATGGCCCAAAAAGCTGAACGGAAGTCAGTCGGTTTCCTCAGCTTATAGCGGGggcggccatgtttttgtaactcgcgccgtttttgaccgaggttttgaaatagaacccaAAATGGAACaggggcggggcttatggtgttcggctggaagggtccattgggTGTACAATGCATGCATTTTTCAGTGAGGCGTGGTGAGGGGCAAAAATGCGGTTTATCTTCCATTGACTGACACAGAATCTTCATGGAAAAGAGAAGCGTGTAAGCTCAAACGCGCTGACAAGAACCTGGTCTGCAGTCTGACGCCTTGACTTTGTCacgaaaaacgggttttaatgaggtGACCGTATGCGAAAGGGACCGACATCTATTGTTTACGAGCATAACAATAGGACAAAAACAAAGGAGTGCGACTCTTGACCCTAAACGCCACCCGCGGCTTGTAGCTACAGTGAAAACCAAAGAATCTCTTCAAAAAATCTTATAATGTGTAAAATCATTCGGTCAAACTTGAGCGAAACGGatgttttttcatgtttcacgtttatttattttatttatttatttctgtaatctttatccagggTGGTCCAAGCTCAGTTGTCCcagaaattatgtgcaaatacatgtagtttgcagCATACCGTCCATATTTCAACTGCGCCCTGCAAACCAGTAACTAAGACGATTGTTTTCACCAATAAGTAGTAAGAAATTGACTAAGAATACACCTAAACACACCTTCATTTCCACTCATTGATACGATTATAACCCTATAAATTCATCAAAGAAAGATCATCAATAAACACCTCAAGGGCCCAAGAATTTTGTTTACGTAATTTTAAAATGGAGCTGAGTTACCAGTTGACGGGACCCCCACCAAAAAACACGACACGCTTCAGTTAAATTTCTgtcaaatctacaaaagttttaggatcaaaatacaacagatcgtcttacctgaacaaacttgaagaCTAGTCGGTCACACAAACGCCAGTAGGTCGTCTCTAAAGCCgcgaaagttgtgtttttttgcctCGGAAGGACGGGAACTTCTTCAAACCGCTGTCGCTCTCGACTCTCCGAGTAAACAGGAAGACATCGTCATGTGACCCGGAAGTAATATTTTGTTTGGGGTCAACCCCTTTCATCTCCTGGTTACCAAACAGTTGTCGCGACATCGCTCAGCTGAATGCTGAGATTGTAGTAATGAGGATACAATTTAGAAGAGCCAATTGTATAACCTGAGaaaaattattacatgtattacaagttTGCGATATGGTTTAGCCTGCGTCcacgggcgccgccattttgattgcCAGTGGTGTATGAACTATGATGGGAATGGGTGTTGCAACTTCGATGTGTCAATATTGACGTACGTGGAATGTTATGAGCGTGTCGTTGCGGTCTTGTCGGATATAAAGGGACGGCAGCCACAATTATAAATGTTTGCTCTGTTTTATGGTGGCATGACGTTTTTAGTCCCTACTGACTACTGTCCGCATACATTACGAACCGTCAGTAGCGTTGTAGACGCACATTAAAGCTTCGACTACTAAGTCACAGACCGGCTCTGTGATATTGAACATTGGTGGATAATCCCACAGATCGTGTGTATATTAACACTGTTCAGGTGTTGGGAAATGAAATGATCAGATAAATGGACCCTAGTGACTTTCAAAGaaactgcagcaggacttcatATCTGGTGTTCTGTATATCTCGCCTTCTAACGGTTGGGATGATAAGAACATGTGAATTTCCATTCTTATGTGGTAACAAATTCAATGTTAAATAAAGCCTACACGCAAATCGGTTTCTAATAGtttctttcaaaaaaaaaagttagcaAAATAGGTCAATGCATTTATCAACATCAACAAGATAACTAGACACTAGTTACTAAGCTGAACTTGTCTCAGAAAAACATAACTGATTTTTCTCGTTTTATTGTTTCCCTATCTAAACTCAAACTGTGGGCCTACATTACCAAGCTACCTAACCGTTTACAAAGATATGAAAGCAAACTATCAAAAATAACAGCAAATAGTACTAGTAACTAAATACTAGAATTAACAAAATTCAAGACACCTATACCGGCCGTCTTTGTTATCCTAGCTTAATTAAAACTACAGTTATTTACTaaaactacagtagaagcctaaAATATAAAACGTTACAGAATATAGCTAGAAATACTTTTCCTAGAAGAGGAAAATAAAATACACTTATCAATATCTCAGGTTATAGGTTCACTGCTCAAGGAGGTACTTTTTACCTTGCAGACATTGACTTGTTGCTGTTGATTGTCTGTTAATATTAATGACTATACAATAAGTTCtagtttacaaaaaaaacaatgttacgTTCTAGTCCACAAAAACAAAGTAAAGTTCTAGTTTACAAAACAATGTTATGTTCTAGGTAACAAAACAACATAAAGTTCCAGTTTGTTAGAAAACCATCAAACAAGATTTACGATCATAGAAGTTAAAAGATAGGAAATTAACTTGAACATGATACGCTTCAAACTAAACTAACATTTTAGAAACTTATTTTGGTAACGCTTAAGCAAACAATCAAATTACTTGAACAGCTGAATAAGATGCTAGGTCAAAGTTAAACTGAAAAATCTAACGCAAAGAAAATGCCCAAATGTTTAACTGCCCAAATCGTCTTTGTCACGGAAAGAACAAAAAGCTTTTGTGACGTCAGGTTATGCAGACAGAACGTGACTCGGTGAACAGTAGATCATAAGTTACAGTTTACAGAAGCCCGTCTCCgcacatgacgtcacagattTGGTGGgctgctcattccttgacaagtCACTTGACAAGTCTGGAGTTTAACAGTCGAAAATGTGGGTATGTAGAATCCTTAATGCTGGAAatttaacaaaaaaagaaagtaaatcgtttgttttggaaattacagttcttTGACCGGAATGATttctacaaaaacaaacttttggagaaaacgtaaaagttgtTGTATCAGCAACAAAATCTGAAGTGACTTTACTGAAAACGTGCTGATACGGCATATAAATCTTCAGAATCAACTGACTGTTTGAACTGTCTGATTCACATCCGCATCTGCTTACGCGTTCACATGGGTTAGATCACCTGGCTTGCTGGACTGCCTGTTGCACTCCCCACGCGTTCACATGTGTTCggcttctccccagtgtgagtccgcatgtgaatcTTCAGATTGCACAGCCGattaaactgcctgctgcacccctcacacctgtagggtttctcccctgtgtgagtccgaatgTGTATTTTCAGATGACCCgggtcactgaactgcctgctgcactcctcacacatgtagggtttctcccctgtgtgagtacgtaTGTGTCTCTTCAGACCTGAAAGCTGGCTGAACtccttgccgcactcctcacacttgtagggtttctcgcctgtgtgagtccgtatgtgactCTCTAGATTgcccagccgactgaactgcctcctgcactcctcacacttgtagggtttctcgcctgtgtgagtccgcatgtgactctcTAGATtgcccagctgactgaactgcctcctgcactcctcacacttgtagggcttgtcgcctgtgtgagtccgcatgtgagtctttaaagcaaccagctgactgaactgaatgctgcactcctcacacctgtagggtttctccctcGTGTGAATCCGCGTGTGTCTCTTCAaatcacccagctgactgaactgcctcctgcactcctcacaccggtagggtttctcgcctgtgtgagtacgtatgtgtttcttcagactgcacagctcactaaactgcttgctgcactcctcacacttgaaaggtttctcccctgtgtgagtccgcgtGTGTTTCGTCAGATTACCCAGcacactgaactgtttgctacactcctcacacctgaagggtttctcgcctgtgtgagtacgcatgtgtttcttcagatcaccctgctgactaaactgcctactgcactcctcacatgtgtagggtttctcacctgtgtgagtccgcatgtgagccttcaggTTACAtagttgactgaactgcttgttgcactcctcacatctgtagcgTTTCTCCTTTTTGTTAGATCGCACAGAAGAATCTTTTTTTGCCTTTCTCCTGACGTTACCCAAACCCTGGTCACTGCTTGTTGTTGACATCCTTCTGGATCTGGTGCAACTTCTGTAGAGACAATACAAACGATCATTTAAGATGCTCCATCCTTAGTTAATTGGGTGTACAATGCATGCCTTTTAGTGAGGCGTGGTGAGGGGCGAAAAATGCGGTTTATCTTCCATTGACTGACACAGAATCTTTATGGAAAAAAGAAGCAACGAATAGAATTCTGTCAAACTACAAGCAGAAATCACGACAATTCACAGCGTGTAAGCTCAAACGCGCTGAGAAGAACCTGGTCTGCAGTCTGACGCTTTGCCTTTGGATTCCGCTTcgattttgtcatgaaaaacgggtttttaatgaggtGACCGTATGCGAAAGGGGCCGACACCTATTGTTTCATTACAttagaacaaaaacaaaggaatACTCTTGACGCTAAACGCCACCCCACGCTAGTAGCTTCAGTGAAAATAGAAGAATCTCTTTAAAAAATCTTATCAATTTTCCggtaaaatgtgtaaaatctcTCAGCGAAAACAGATGCTTTGTTTGTTCCACGTTGTCCCCGAATGTGCAAATACTGAGTGGAAAACGCTTAATGTGAAAACACGCCCAAGCATCAGTTAGTAAACCTCCCCGtcagttactgaacctccccgtaaaATAAGGAACACGCcatgatgaacaccagatgGTGGGAAGTACCCAGCCAGGGGGCGGACggaggggtttacagtataccgTACATATTTCAACTGCACCCTTCATACCAGCAAGACGTTTCTTAACAACAATGAACACTACAAAAGTTCCtttcaaattattaataaaCGTTAGCAAACCTGCAGTTTCACTCGTTTTAACGATTACAACGCTTTAGATTCATAAAAGAAAGACCTCTCACTCTGTAAAACTCTAAAGGGCCCCAAAATTTGTTTACGTTATCTTCTGCCTTCCTCGTCGCTTCTTCTGTGTGACTTGATTAAACAGTGTGACAGAAAGTTTTCTTTACTTTAGACGAGGAAACAGCAAAGCTACAAAGGAACATATTTATCGATGACTATGGTCTATTTTCCAACACGCACAGAAGGCAGAAGAAATGGAGCTGACTTACCAGTACAATTGAGGGGTAACACGACACGCTTCAGTATTCTGTCAAATCAAGGGTCAAATCTAGAAATTTTAGGGTCAAAAATACAACAGATCGTCTTACCTGGACAGACTTGAACCCTCGTCGTCCACACAAAcaccagtaggttgtctctaaagccgcttattttgtgatttttgtttcggaaggacgggaacttttCCAAACCGCTGTCGCTCTCGACTCTCCGAGTAAACAGGAAGACGGCGTCATGTGCCCCGGAAGTATTCCTTGGTTAAGGGTCAAACAATATCCCCTGGTTACCCAACAGTTGTCGCGACATCGGTCAGCTGAATGCTGAGATTGTAGTAATGAGGGTATAATTCAGAAGAGCCTATTGTGTAACCTGAGACATAATATTACATATATTACAGTTTGCGATATGGTTTAGCCTGCGTTTACGGGTGCCGCCATTTTCCCCATGGTGCATGGTGGGAATGGGTTTTGCAATTTCAATGTTTATATTTCCGTGGAACGTTAGGAGCGTGTCGTTGCGGTCTTGTCGGATATAAAGGGACGGCGGCCACAGCGGTAAATGTTTGGTCTGTTTTATTGTGGCATGGCGTTTTTTAATCCCTACTGACTACTGTCCGCATACATTACCAACCGTCAGTAGCGATGTAGACGCACAACTTCTATCCACGGACCGGCTCTGTGATGTTGAGTATTGGTGGATAATGCTACAGAGATCGTGTGTATATTAACACTGTTATGGTGTTGGGAAAATGAAATTATCATATAATAGGCCCCTGGCGACTTTAAGAGATACTGCTGCAGGACTTACCGTCTTGGTATCTGGTGTGCTAGATATCCCGTGTTCTGTTGGTTGGGATGATAAGTAAATGAGAATTTCCTACGTTTCTTATGTGCTAACAAAttcaatgtgaaagaaaaaactaCATGCATGGTTCGAACTGTTTATTtgaaacaactttttttaacaaaaatgacGAATACAAACTATTACAGTTAATAACAAAGATAGATATTAAAAAGTAAAGTGAACTTATACTACAAGAATATTAACACCTCCATTGGTCTACTGTTCTCCCATCTAACTGCAAGTCTAAAATCTATAACATTACGGAACATAGCTAGAGATACTATTCCTAggagaaaaggaaaataacaagttcACTACTCTTCTTCTTTAGACATTGGCTTAGTACTGTTCATTAAATGTCgataaaggtaaaaaaaaacatcttcaaTGTTAAATTCTAGTTctactttacaaactgtactgAAATAAGTGTAGATTACAacatttgttacaaaataaatgttacgttctataaaaaaaaactatgttaAGTTCTACTGTGTTAGCAATCCATCAAAAACGATCTACTATGTACCTTTAAAGGAATtgcaaaacagcaaacaaaattcTACTTTTTCCATGTAGACATACCTCActattgtatgtgaatatgtaaATAAAGATACAAAAGCGGGCTAGTTGCAGTTAACTTAAAGTTTGCTACGAAACAATAAAAAAGATCTACAATATTCCATCGTAGAAGTTACAAAACAGGAGATGAAGTTgaatatgatacaaatgtaacaaaacTAACATCTTGGGAACTGGATTTGAGAAAACCACAAGTATTTCCATGAGATCAAAATGAACACCATAACAGAAAAGGCTGGCGCTTCAAAACACAAACTGAACTGGCTTTCCTAACAACGTGTCAGTGCatgtaactttttttcaaatccaaCTGCTGACTAAACTGCCGGATCTGATTCACTTCCCCACCAGCTGGCTTTATCAGtactcctcacacc includes the following:
- the LOC118427945 gene encoding zinc finger protein 726-like — its product is MSTTSSDQGLGNVRRKAKKDSSVRSNKKEKRYRCEECNKQFSQLCNLKAHMRQFSRLGNLESHIRTHTGEKPYKCEECGKEFSQLSGLKRHIRTHTGEKPYMCEECSRQFSDPGHLKIHIRTHTGEKPYRCEGCSRQFNRLCNLKIHMRTHTGEKPNTCERVGSATGSPASQVIYLSSDLSRNEQPTKSVTSCAETGFCKLSCTRSRRMSATSSARGFRDVRRKAKKDPPVQSNKGPKPYRCEKCSRQYSQLGNLHTHMRTEKQYRCEDCSKQFSQLGDLKKHKRTHTGEKPYRCEECSKQFSRLESLKTHKRTHTGEKPYRCEECSRQFSVLGDLKRHMRTHTGEKPYKCEECSKHKQFSEIGHLKTHMRTHTGEKPYRCEECSRQFSVLGAIKTHMRTHTGEKPYRCEECSKQFSRLDSLKKHMQTHTGEKPYSCEECSRQFSELGHLKSHMRTHTGEKHYNCEECSRPFSELGTLKRHMRTHTGEKPYKCEECSRQFSRLYSLKKHMEKHKTELAQV